GCGGGCGCTAGTCGCCGCCGAGCAGGTCGTCGTAGCGCGCGCCGGTCTGTTTCAGCGTCTCCGTCGAGTAGAGGCGCTCGTGGTCGAACGGGAGGTAGTCGGCCGCGAGTTCGTCGATCTTCGCGTCGACGGCCGCCGGGTCGCGGCCGTGGATCATCGTGAAGAGGTTGTACGGCCAGCCCTGCTCCGGCCGGCGCGGACGGTGGTAACAGAGGGTGACGTACGGCAACTCCCCGGCGGCCTCGCCGCGGGCGTCGCGTTCCCCGTCGGGGACGTCCCAGACGACCATGCAGTTGGCGTCGAAGCCCGTGACGACGTGGTTGACGACGCAGCCGATCCGCTTGATGCAGCCGTTCCCTCGCAGGCGGTCGATGGCCGCGAGCACGTCGTCGACGTCGGCGCCGAGCGCGTCGGCCACGTCGCGGTAGGGCGTCGCCGACGGCGGGAAGCCGTCCTGGATCTCGAGCAGGAGGTCCGCCTCCAGCGCCGAGAGGTCGCCCGCGGCGTCCTCGCTGATCCGGGTCGCCGAGGCGTCGGTCCCCTCGCCGGCGCTTACGGCGTCGCCGGTCGCCGGGTCAGCGCCCCCCCGGTCCGCGCTCTCGCGTGCGAACCGGTCGGCGTTGACGACGGGGAACTCGAGGTCGATGTAGTAGTCGGTGAGCATCGGCAGGACGAGCACCTCGCGGCCCGTTCGCTCCTCGATCTCGTCGAGGATGCGGTCGCGGGTCTCCCGGGAGCCCGCGGTCACCACGAACCACATGTTCCACTCGTGGTCGCGGGCGTAGTTGTGGTTCACCTGCCGGTAGCCGTTGATCACCTCGGCGATCTCGTCGAACCGCTCCTCGGGCGCCTGGACCGCCGCGAGCGTCGACGAGCCGATCACCGGCGGATTGAGAACCGCGCCGAACCGCCGGAAGATCCCGTCGTCGTACAGCCGG
The Salinilacihabitans rarus DNA segment above includes these coding regions:
- a CDS encoding Lrp/AsnC family transcriptional regulator, coding for MSTGSGDWRETVDDVDAAIVDGYQSGFPVEERPFRAVGEDLGIDETEAIERVRRLYDDGIFRRFGAVLNPPVIGSSTLAAVQAPEERFDEIAEVINGYRQVNHNYARDHEWNMWFVVTAGSRETRDRILDEIEERTGREVLVLPMLTDYYIDLEFPVVNADRFARESADRGGADPATGDAVSAGEGTDASATRISEDAAGDLSALEADLLLEIQDGFPPSATPYRDVADALGADVDDVLAAIDRLRGNGCIKRIGCVVNHVVTGFDANCMVVWDVPDGERDARGEAAGELPYVTLCYHRPRRPEQGWPYNLFTMIHGRDPAAVDAKIDELAADYLPFDHERLYSTETLKQTGARYDDLLGGD